A region of Coccinella septempunctata chromosome 5, icCocSept1.1, whole genome shotgun sequence DNA encodes the following proteins:
- the LOC123314051 gene encoding piggyBac transposable element-derived protein 3-like: MDFRLERGLTLEEALHMAYDDDIDVREIFIEPPDSNILTDEDSGEEDSGGMLDNLSGRQLSQKAEVILNQPVASCSPEPEEFLFERPGMKDITWLKGDFEEMPKQFPQPDYTRYDNMSYIDIFESFLDEDIIQLLVDESNKYALFCNKPHPNISEDEMKCVIAILIVTGYNELPGRDYYWDSKADMKNALVCDSMRRDRFRQILKYLHCSDNTKPHLEDKMWKLRPLMDLLKRKFIDNWIPEQQLDYDESMIKYFGKHSCKQFIRGKPIRFGYKMWCLNSTSGYLVNFDLYTGKNPRGNSKYEVQFGKCAAPLINMIDEFPEHCKHLPIKFYFDNLFTSFNLLYYLKQKGYDGTGTMRENRIPKSCNLPPKKIMSKTKKRGDLVNAIDREHGILITKWMDNNVVIVASTCHGINPVTQAKRYSQSEKKIIQVSQPKLITEYNKCMGGTDFMDQQISRMFVKGILAKIQSRLSMIQRCEGAEKCRKKFANLQAAFVKYKDKKRQTGQGNVTKPPFFDELEIILGNKDKVAPPLIIDSIAQQANTSINDTENSESDVILCDEAEASTSKGLPKKNKFLNIRSSARPDKNQLLRELIDLQKQDIEERRSEFKIVINFQETSSQQ; encoded by the exons ACGCGGGTTGACGTTAGAGGAGGCTCTCCATATGGCGTACGATGATGATATAGATGTTCGTGAAATATTTATTGAGCCCCCCGATTCGAATATTCTCACGGATGAAGATTCCGGAGAGGAAGATAGTGGTGGAATGCTCGATAATCTTTCTGGGCGACAACTATCCCAAAAAGCGGAAGTAATTCTGAACCAACCGGTAGCCTCCTGTTCACCCGAACCAGAAGAATTCTTGTTTGAAAGACCCGGGATGAAAGATATCACTTGGTTGAAGGGTGATTTTGAAGAAATGCCTAAACAATTTCCTCAGCCAGATTACACTAGATATGACAACATGAgttacatcgatattttcgaatctTTTTTGGATGAAGATATAATACAACTACTTGTTGATGAATCGAATAAATATGCACTTTTCTGCAACAAACCTCATCCGAATATAAGTGAAGATGAAATGAAATGCGTTATTGCAATTCTGATAGTAACAGGCTATAATGAATTACCTGGAAGAGACTATTACTGGGATTCGAAAGCAGATATGAAAAATGCGTTAGTATGTGATTCTATGAGGCGAGACAGATTCAGGCAGATTCTCAAATATTTGCATTGTAGCGACAATACAAAACCCCATTTGGAAGATAAAATGTGGAAACTACGTCCACTCATGGACCTTTTGAAACGTAAGTTCATCGATAATTGGATTCCTGAGCAACAGTTGGATTATGACGAATCCATGATCAAATATTTTGGAAAGCATTCCTGTAAACAGTTTATACGTGGGAAACCCATCAGGTTTGGATACAAGATGTGGTGTCTCAATTCCACTTCTGgctaccttgtcaattttgattTGTACACAGGCAAAAATCCACGTGGGAATTCTAAATATGAGGTCCAATTTGGAAAATGTGCTGCCCCTTTGATAAATATGATCGACGAATTTCCAGAACATTGCAAACATCTTCCAATCAAgttttatttcgataatcttTTCACAAGTTTTAATTTGCTATATTATCTAAAACAGAAAGGTTATGATGGAACCGGCACGATGAGAGAGAATAGAATTCCCAAAAGTTGCAACTTACCCCCAAAAAAAATAATGAGTAAAACGAAAAAGAGAGGAGACTTAGTCAATGCTATTGACAGAGAACATGGAATTCTGATCACTAAATGGATGGATAATAATGTAGTGATAGTAGCATCTACATGTCATGGTATCAATCCAGTTACTCAGGCCAAGAGATATTCTCAATCAGAGAAAAAAATCATCCAGGTATCCCAACCAAAACTTATAACAGAGTACAATAAATGCATGGGTGGCACAGATTTTATGGACCAACAAATTTCCAG AATGTTCGTGAAGGGAATTCTTGCCAAGATTCAGAGCAGGTTATCTATGATTCAGA GGTGTGAAGGAGCAGAGAAATGTAGGAAGAAATTTGCGAATTTGCAAGCAGCGTTTGTTAAATATAAAGATAAGAAGCGACAAACTGGGCAAGGCAATGTTACAAAACCTCCATTTTTTGACGAACTTGAAATTATATTGGGCAACAAAGACAAGGTTGCACCACCCCTAATTATCGACAGTATTGCTCAGCAGGCAAATACATCCATAAATGATACCGAGAATAGTGAATCAGATGTGATTCTATGTGATGAGGCAGAAGCCTCCACATCCAAAGGGTTGCcaaagaaaaacaaattcttAAACATAAGATCATCTGCAAGGCCAGATAAGAACCAGTTACTGAGAGAATTAATAGACTTACAAAAGCAAGACATAGAAGAAAGGAGATCTGAATTCAAGATAGTAATTAATTTTCAGGAAACGAGTTCCCAGCAGTGA